Proteins encoded in a region of the Gemmatimonadota bacterium genome:
- the phoU gene encoding phosphate signaling complex protein PhoU, translating to MSVETHRHFHEELSHVKVRLLTMSGEAEAALGLAVEALLERDAGKAERVIHGDRTIDAMEVEIEEQCINLLALQQPMARDLRMLTSALKIANDLERVGDHAVNIAQSAERLAKSRPITPEPEIIEMARLARGMLSDALEAFIRGDASAGREVCRRDDKVDALHGSVFRILLTHMMEDPHMIGAGMELFLVSRNLERVADLATNIGEDVVFLVEGKSIKHHAEDRGDAPT from the coding sequence ATGAGCGTCGAGACCCACCGCCACTTTCACGAAGAGCTGAGCCACGTGAAGGTGCGCCTGCTCACCATGTCGGGCGAGGCCGAAGCGGCGCTCGGCCTGGCGGTCGAGGCGCTGCTCGAGCGCGATGCCGGCAAGGCCGAGCGCGTCATCCACGGCGACCGCACCATCGATGCCATGGAAGTCGAGATCGAGGAGCAGTGCATCAACCTCCTCGCCCTGCAGCAGCCGATGGCCCGCGATCTCCGCATGCTGACCTCCGCCCTCAAGATCGCCAACGACCTCGAGCGCGTCGGCGATCACGCCGTGAACATCGCCCAGTCCGCTGAACGCCTTGCCAAGAGCCGCCCGATCACGCCGGAGCCGGAGATCATCGAGATGGCGCGGTTGGCGCGCGGGATGCTTTCCGACGCCCTCGAGGCCTTCATCCGCGGCGACGCCTCGGCCGGGCGAGAGGTCTGTCGCCGCGACGACAAGGTCGATGCGTTGCACGGCTCGGTCTTCCGGATCCTGCTGACCCACATGATGGAGGATCCGCACATGATCGGCGCGGGGATGGAGCTCTTCCTCGTCAGCCGGAACCTCGAACGGGTGGCCGACCTCGCCACGAACATCGGCGAGGACGTGGTCTTTCTCGTCGAAGGGAAGTCGATCAAGCACCACGCCGAGGATCGCGGCGACGCGCCCACGTGA
- a CDS encoding PAS domain-containing protein, giving the protein MSLTSRLVWGTITVVAFTLLLMLWGAERWSMTAAALFALVVALGLATLTGRAVAQPLVALSKAARDIASGLLPAFPRSGIPEVDALVQALRQMNRQLADRFEDVQREKAEAAAIVNAMVEGVIATDPRGRIVTANPAARRLLGYSHEADLPDLRTLFRVKAARAAVDAVLEGEVVQDREVEFDGVTLTLNARALPTGGAVLVLHDLTEVRRLEAVRRDFVANVSHELKTPLTSISGYAETLADGDVDPATTKRFLATIVSNAARMQRLVDDLLDLSRIEAGRWVPEPVAVPLESAANECWAMFADRAAARRVTFTRAFAPDATTITADPHAIRQLLQNLVDNALRYVPEGGTITCRSERADGGIVLSVEDNGSGISSDHLPRIFERFYRVDPSRSRDEGGTGLGLAIIKHMVEAHGGRVWAESALGEGTAVRSWWPEGTAS; this is encoded by the coding sequence GTGAGCCTGACGAGCCGTCTCGTGTGGGGCACGATCACGGTGGTGGCCTTCACGCTCCTGCTGATGCTGTGGGGCGCGGAACGATGGTCGATGACCGCGGCCGCGCTTTTCGCGTTGGTGGTGGCGCTCGGGCTCGCGACGCTGACCGGGCGCGCGGTCGCGCAGCCACTCGTGGCGCTCTCCAAGGCCGCGCGTGACATCGCCTCCGGCCTCCTCCCCGCCTTCCCACGCTCGGGCATTCCCGAAGTCGATGCGCTGGTCCAGGCGCTGCGGCAGATGAACCGGCAGCTCGCCGATCGTTTCGAGGATGTGCAGCGTGAGAAGGCGGAGGCGGCGGCGATCGTCAACGCGATGGTCGAGGGTGTCATTGCCACCGACCCGCGTGGGCGCATCGTCACGGCCAATCCGGCCGCACGGCGCCTGCTCGGCTACTCGCACGAGGCCGACCTCCCGGACCTGCGCACCCTCTTTCGCGTCAAGGCGGCGCGCGCCGCCGTCGATGCAGTGCTCGAGGGCGAGGTGGTGCAAGACCGCGAAGTGGAATTCGACGGCGTGACGCTGACCCTCAACGCGCGCGCCCTGCCGACCGGCGGCGCGGTCCTGGTGCTGCACGACCTGACGGAGGTCCGCCGGCTCGAGGCGGTCCGTCGTGACTTCGTCGCGAACGTCTCGCACGAGCTCAAGACGCCACTCACCTCGATCTCCGGTTACGCCGAGACGCTCGCCGATGGTGACGTCGACCCGGCGACCACCAAGCGATTCCTCGCGACGATCGTCAGCAACGCGGCACGGATGCAGCGGCTGGTCGACGACCTCCTCGATCTGTCGCGGATCGAGGCGGGGCGCTGGGTCCCCGAGCCGGTGGCGGTGCCCCTCGAGAGCGCGGCGAACGAATGCTGGGCGATGTTCGCCGACCGCGCGGCGGCGCGGCGGGTGACCTTCACCCGGGCCTTCGCGCCCGACGCGACCACCATCACGGCCGACCCCCACGCGATCCGCCAACTGTTGCAGAACCTGGTCGACAACGCCCTCCGCTACGTGCCGGAAGGCGGCACCATCACCTGCCGGAGCGAGCGCGCCGACGGTGGCATCGTGCTGAGCGTCGAGGACAACGGCAGCGGCATCAGCAGCGACCACCTGCCCCGGATCTTCGAACGCTTCTACCGCGTCGACCCCTCCCGCTCCCGCGACGAAGGCGGCACCGGCCTCGGCCTCGCGATCATCAAGCACATGGTCGAGGCACACGGCGGTCGGGTCTGGGCGGAGAGTGCGCTGGGCGAGGGGACGGCGGTGCGGAGTTGGTGGCCCGAGGGAACGGCGTCGTAA
- a CDS encoding response regulator, with the protein MTHRILVVDDEPDITALVAYHLAKAGFRVSTATNGPDALKAAKEERPDVVVLDLMLPGLSGYDVLAELRKREETRDVGVILLTARRDEPDRIRGLSLGADDYLTKPFSPAELALRVQALLRRLAAPAVAKGSTLVAEGLVVDRAAHKVLLENEELNLTATEYKLLVMLLERRGRVQSRPQLLETVWDAQPDIQTRTVDMHVQRLRSKLGAVGDMIETVRGFGYRFKSPERGSRPA; encoded by the coding sequence ATGACGCATCGCATTCTGGTGGTGGACGACGAACCCGACATTACCGCGCTGGTGGCCTATCATCTGGCCAAGGCAGGATTCCGGGTCTCGACGGCGACCAACGGCCCCGATGCCCTCAAGGCCGCCAAGGAGGAGCGCCCCGACGTGGTGGTGCTCGACCTGATGCTCCCGGGCCTCTCGGGCTACGACGTCCTGGCCGAGCTCCGGAAGCGCGAAGAGACCCGTGACGTCGGCGTGATCCTGCTGACCGCCCGCCGCGACGAGCCTGACCGGATCCGCGGCCTCTCCCTCGGCGCCGACGACTACCTCACCAAGCCATTCTCGCCGGCCGAGCTTGCCCTGCGCGTCCAGGCGCTGCTCCGCCGCCTCGCCGCGCCGGCGGTCGCCAAGGGGTCGACGCTGGTGGCCGAGGGGCTCGTGGTCGATCGGGCCGCGCACAAGGTGCTGCTGGAGAACGAGGAGCTGAACCTCACCGCCACCGAATACAAGCTGCTCGTCATGTTGCTGGAGCGGCGCGGGCGGGTGCAGTCCCGGCCGCAGTTGCTCGAGACCGTCTGGGATGCGCAGCCCGACATCCAGACCCGCACCGTCGACATGCATGTGCAGCGGCTCCGCTCCAAGCTCGGCGCGGTCGGCGACATGATCGAGACGGTCCGCGGCTTCGGCTATCGCTTCAAGTCCCCCGAGCGGGGAAGCCGCCCAGCGTGA
- the pstC gene encoding phosphate ABC transporter permease subunit PstC, with translation MSSAHSSTGVWGDRLFRGFVTLAALSVPILLAFLVYELYVGAAPAIDRFGLGFLTSDIWDPVAGEFGAWPLIVGTLLSAFLALLIAVPLSLGVAIFLVEFAPKAIRGPIGFVIELLAAIPSVVYGLWGIFFLIPLLRATLFPFLRSTLGFLPFFQGPIYGPSMLTAAMILAIMVMPYIMSVSREVLLAVPVAQREAALALGATRWEAVTGAVLPFARSGIIGAIILGLGRALGETMAVTMLIGNRHEISMSLFAPGYTMASVIANEFTEASTDLHFAALTYVALVLFAVTVLVNAAARLLIWRVSRKAGGTTA, from the coding sequence GTGAGCAGCGCGCACTCGTCGACCGGGGTCTGGGGCGACCGCCTCTTCCGCGGCTTCGTCACCCTGGCCGCGTTGTCGGTGCCGATTCTCCTGGCCTTCCTCGTCTACGAGCTCTACGTCGGCGCGGCCCCTGCCATCGACCGCTTCGGCCTCGGCTTCCTCACCAGCGACATCTGGGACCCGGTCGCCGGGGAGTTCGGCGCCTGGCCGCTGATCGTCGGCACGCTGCTCTCCGCCTTCCTGGCGCTGCTGATCGCCGTGCCGCTCTCGCTCGGCGTGGCGATCTTCCTGGTCGAGTTCGCGCCGAAGGCGATCCGCGGACCGATCGGCTTCGTCATCGAACTGCTCGCGGCCATCCCGTCGGTGGTCTACGGCCTCTGGGGCATCTTCTTCCTGATTCCGCTGCTCCGGGCCACGCTCTTCCCCTTCCTCCGCTCGACGCTCGGCTTCCTGCCGTTCTTCCAGGGGCCGATCTACGGCCCCTCGATGCTGACCGCGGCGATGATCCTCGCGATCATGGTGATGCCCTACATCATGTCGGTCTCGCGGGAGGTGCTGCTCGCGGTGCCGGTGGCGCAGCGCGAGGCGGCGCTGGCGTTGGGGGCCACGCGCTGGGAAGCGGTGACGGGGGCGGTGCTGCCCTTCGCCCGCTCCGGCATCATCGGCGCGATCATCCTGGGGCTCGGCCGCGCACTCGGCGAGACGATGGCGGTCACCATGCTGATCGGCAACCGGCACGAGATTTCAATGTCGCTCTTTGCGCCCGGCTATACGATGGCGTCGGTGATCGCCAATGAATTCACCGAGGCGTCGACCGACCTGCACTTCGCCGCACTCACCTACGTGGCGCTGGTGCTCTTCGCCGTCACCGTGTTGGTGAACGCCGCGGCCCGGCTGCTCATCTGGCGCGTCTCGCGGAAGGCCGGAGGAACGACGGCATGA
- a CDS encoding response regulator produces MTRLQNLKGWAFVAVTGVLVYALVAAALRSERRLQEELRRPSAAPLPEAAGHRRATSGVAHDFKMCCRDQANGDWCGHPAPDRPARMNDLLLASDHAIKVVRTLLGIARQRDLAPVPTDLAAMLARYAPMLQRLLSSRYDLQVQQEGTASVVVVDQDAIEQVILNLVTNARDAAPEGGLIVLRLRGPVTDLDDAPAGAPPLIRYGADEADLPGPFVILEVADRGCGITDAVRERLFEPFHTTKPVGLGTGLGLSMVLGLVRQQGGFVTLRTRPGHGSTFGLVFPASTGVPAIARAPGDVPSRPLSGGGETILLVEDQPELRRTASRVLRRVGYVVLEAADATEAFVHYQRERESIALVLTDLVMPGMDGMAMIAALRAAGATMPMILTSGRTMTPADGTSVAHGPDRILPKPWTIAELTSGVREAIDGRES; encoded by the coding sequence TTGACCCGGCTGCAGAATCTCAAGGGCTGGGCGTTCGTCGCGGTGACTGGGGTGCTGGTCTATGCACTGGTCGCGGCGGCCCTGCGTTCCGAGCGACGGTTGCAGGAGGAGCTGCGCCGGCCGAGCGCTGCGCCACTCCCAGAAGCTGCAGGCCATCGGCGAGCTACCAGCGGCGTGGCCCACGATTTCAAGATGTGCTGTCGTGATCAGGCGAACGGGGACTGGTGCGGGCACCCTGCCCCGGATCGGCCCGCCAGGATGAACGACCTGCTGCTGGCATCGGACCATGCCATCAAGGTGGTGCGCACGCTCCTGGGGATCGCCCGGCAGCGCGACCTCGCCCCGGTCCCCACCGACCTGGCCGCGATGCTGGCCCGCTATGCACCGATGCTCCAACGACTCCTCTCCTCGCGATACGATCTTCAGGTGCAGCAGGAAGGGACGGCGAGCGTGGTGGTCGTCGACCAGGATGCGATCGAGCAGGTGATCCTCAACCTGGTGACCAATGCCCGCGACGCTGCGCCTGAGGGCGGGTTGATCGTGCTCCGTTTGCGCGGCCCGGTCACCGATCTGGACGACGCCCCGGCCGGCGCACCGCCGCTGATCCGCTACGGGGCCGACGAGGCAGACCTCCCGGGGCCCTTCGTCATCCTCGAGGTGGCGGATCGCGGGTGCGGAATTACCGATGCGGTCCGTGAGCGGCTCTTCGAACCATTCCACACCACCAAGCCCGTTGGCCTCGGGACCGGCCTCGGCCTGTCGATGGTGCTGGGGCTGGTCCGACAGCAGGGCGGCTTCGTGACCCTGCGCACGCGCCCGGGCCACGGCAGCACCTTCGGGTTGGTCTTTCCGGCATCGACGGGCGTGCCGGCCATCGCACGCGCGCCTGGTGACGTCCCGTCACGACCCCTCAGCGGGGGTGGCGAGACCATTCTCCTGGTCGAGGACCAACCGGAGCTGCGTCGCACCGCGTCCCGCGTGCTGCGCCGTGTCGGCTATGTCGTGCTCGAAGCGGCGGATGCAACCGAGGCCTTCGTGCACTATCAACGGGAGCGCGAGTCGATCGCGCTCGTGCTGACCGACCTGGTGATGCCGGGGATGGATGGCATGGCGATGATTGCCGCGTTGCGCGCTGCGGGCGCCACGATGCCGATGATCCTGACGAGCGGCCGAACGATGACCCCTGCCGACGGGACGAGCGTCGCGCACGGTCCGGATCGAATTCTCCCGAAGCCGTGGACGATTGCGGAACTGACGAGTGGGGTGCGGGAGGCGATTGATGGTCGTGAGTCGTAA
- the pstB gene encoding phosphate ABC transporter ATP-binding protein gives MYGKFTAVHDISLQFAANQVHALIGPSGCGKSTFLRTLNRLHEISGGGWIAGKVLLDGVNIYSDDVDVVALRRRVGMVFQKPTPFPMLSVRDNVAAGLRVGARHSKAEMDEIVEKALHQAALWDEVKDRLHESALGLSGGQQQRLCIARTIAARPEVILLDEPTSALDPQATQHIEELLFELKQEFTIVIVTHNLQQAARASDTTSFFFMGRLIESGATKQMFTAPNHDQTEAYITGRFG, from the coding sequence ATGTACGGCAAGTTCACCGCCGTGCACGACATCTCGCTGCAGTTCGCCGCGAATCAGGTGCACGCGCTGATCGGCCCGTCGGGGTGCGGCAAGAGCACCTTCCTGCGCACGCTCAACCGGCTGCACGAGATCAGCGGTGGCGGCTGGATCGCCGGCAAGGTCCTCCTCGACGGCGTGAACATCTACAGCGACGACGTCGACGTGGTCGCGCTGCGCCGCCGGGTCGGCATGGTCTTCCAGAAGCCGACGCCGTTCCCGATGCTCTCGGTCCGCGACAACGTCGCCGCCGGCTTGCGCGTCGGCGCGCGGCACAGCAAGGCCGAGATGGACGAGATCGTCGAGAAGGCACTGCATCAGGCCGCCCTCTGGGACGAGGTGAAGGATCGGCTGCACGAGAGCGCCCTGGGCCTCTCCGGCGGGCAACAGCAGCGGCTCTGCATTGCCCGGACCATTGCCGCTCGGCCCGAGGTGATCCTCCTCGACGAGCCCACCAGCGCGCTCGATCCGCAGGCGACGCAGCACATCGAGGAGCTGCTCTTCGAGCTGAAGCAGGAGTTCACCATCGTGATCGTGACCCACAACCTGCAGCAGGCGGCGCGCGCGTCGGACACGACCTCCTTCTTCTTCATGGGCCGCCTGATCGAGAGCGGGGCGACCAAGCAGATGTTCACGGCGCCGAACCACGACCAGACCGAGGCCTACATCACCGGGCGGTTCGGATGA
- the pstS gene encoding phosphate ABC transporter substrate-binding protein PstS: protein MHPRRLRGLLAALALLLPGGASAQQILTGAGATFPYPLYSNWFATYQQLTGVRINYQSIGSGGGIRQFIKGTVDFGASDASMKDEQIAAVQGNVVQIPTVIGSVVLTYNLKGLGARRLRLDAPTIADIYLGRITSWQDPRLKALNPGMVFPKLDIVVVGRSDGSGTTFVFTDYLAKVSPEWLRRVGRGTAVRWPAGLGGKGNEGVTAQVKLLEGSIGYVEMGYALANKLAFAEVQNQAGAWVIPTLQSAQAAAASLDWTASTDFRVSITNAPGKDAYPISSFTWLLIYRDSKSPATARQLRDFLRWMLTPAAQAQAARLHYAPLPKVVVDLVAARLPTLRANGRPIP from the coding sequence ATGCATCCTCGCCGCCTCCGGGGCCTCCTCGCCGCCCTTGCCCTCCTGCTCCCCGGCGGGGCTTCCGCCCAGCAGATCCTGACCGGGGCGGGAGCGACCTTCCCCTATCCGCTCTACTCCAACTGGTTCGCGACCTACCAGCAGCTCACAGGCGTGCGCATCAACTACCAGTCGATCGGATCGGGCGGCGGCATCCGGCAGTTCATCAAGGGGACGGTCGACTTCGGTGCATCGGACGCCAGCATGAAGGACGAGCAGATCGCCGCCGTGCAAGGCAACGTGGTGCAGATCCCGACGGTGATCGGCTCGGTCGTGCTGACGTACAACCTGAAGGGGCTCGGCGCGCGGCGCCTGCGGCTTGATGCCCCGACGATCGCCGACATCTACCTCGGACGGATCACGTCGTGGCAGGATCCGCGGCTCAAGGCGCTGAACCCCGGAATGGTCTTCCCCAAGCTCGACATCGTGGTGGTCGGCCGCTCGGACGGCTCCGGCACCACCTTCGTCTTCACCGACTACCTCGCGAAGGTTTCCCCCGAGTGGCTGCGCCGCGTCGGCCGCGGCACCGCGGTGCGCTGGCCGGCGGGCCTCGGCGGCAAGGGCAACGAGGGCGTCACCGCGCAGGTGAAGCTGCTGGAAGGGAGCATCGGCTACGTCGAGATGGGCTACGCGCTGGCGAACAAGCTCGCCTTCGCCGAAGTGCAGAATCAGGCGGGGGCGTGGGTGATCCCGACGCTGCAGTCGGCGCAGGCGGCCGCGGCGTCGCTCGACTGGACCGCGAGCACTGATTTCCGGGTGTCGATCACCAACGCCCCCGGGAAGGATGCCTATCCGATTTCCTCGTTCACCTGGCTGCTGATCTACCGCGACAGCAAGTCGCCGGCGACGGCGCGGCAGCTGCGCGACTTCCTACGCTGGATGCTGACACCGGCGGCGCAGGCGCAAGCGGCGCGGCTGCACTATGCGCCGTTGCCGAAGGTGGTAGTCGACCTGGTCGCCGCACGCCTCCCGACCCTGCGAGCCAACGGCCGGCCGATCCCGTGA
- the pstA gene encoding phosphate ABC transporter permease PstA, which produces MNRQTLRFAVSNVMVALTVAAVVVAVLPLLLILATLIAKGAGSLSLAFFTKPPGPIGSVGGGVLHGLVGTLMMVGVACLAGLPIGIGAGIHCAEYPHSKLSTVARFVADVMNGTPSIVVGVFAWTWIVAKQGHFSALAGSAALGMLMIPMVMRTTEEMIKLVPNALREAALALGYPRWRTSLTIVLRTCLPGIVTGSLLAVARIAGETAPLLFTALGNQFVSTDMSQPMAALPLVVFSYATGPYEEWHALAWATALVLILVVLVLSLLARWATRSRFDTRG; this is translated from the coding sequence ATGAATCGGCAGACGCTTCGCTTTGCAGTGAGCAATGTCATGGTCGCCCTGACCGTGGCCGCCGTCGTGGTCGCCGTGCTGCCGTTGCTGCTGATTCTGGCGACGCTGATCGCCAAGGGCGCCGGCTCGCTCTCGCTGGCGTTCTTCACCAAGCCGCCCGGGCCGATCGGCTCCGTCGGGGGCGGCGTGCTGCACGGCCTGGTCGGGACGCTGATGATGGTGGGCGTCGCCTGCCTCGCGGGGCTGCCGATCGGCATCGGGGCCGGCATCCATTGCGCCGAGTACCCGCACAGCAAGCTCAGCACGGTGGCGCGCTTCGTGGCGGACGTGATGAACGGCACACCGTCGATCGTGGTCGGCGTCTTTGCGTGGACGTGGATCGTGGCGAAGCAGGGCCACTTCTCCGCCCTCGCCGGCAGCGCGGCGCTCGGCATGCTGATGATCCCGATGGTGATGCGCACCACCGAGGAGATGATCAAGCTGGTGCCCAATGCCCTGCGTGAGGCGGCACTGGCGCTCGGTTACCCGCGGTGGCGCACCTCGCTCACGATCGTGCTGCGCACCTGCCTCCCCGGCATCGTGACGGGCTCGCTGCTGGCCGTCGCGCGCATCGCCGGCGAGACGGCGCCGCTGCTCTTCACCGCGCTCGGCAATCAGTTCGTCTCCACGGACATGAGCCAGCCGATGGCGGCGCTGCCGCTGGTGGTCTTCTCCTACGCCACCGGCCCCTACGAGGAATGGCACGCGCTGGCGTGGGCCACGGCGCTGGTGCTGATCCTCGTGGTGCTGGTGCTCTCGCTGCTGGCCCGCTGGGCCACCCGTTCGCGGTTCGACACCCGTGGCTGA
- the pstB gene encoding phosphate ABC transporter ATP-binding protein: MTDAPAVAIAVRGFSFWYGATQALADLDFTVGQRQVTAVIGPSGCGKSTFLRAVNRMHDLVPGARRVGAIELDGQDIYATGTDVVALRRRVGMVFQKPNPFPKSIFDNVAYGARLNGLVPAGEMPDLVERSLRQAALWEEVKDRLDRSALTLSGGQQQRLCIARALGNAPEVLLMDEPCSALDPIATQKVEELIVGLKRDYTIVIVTHNMQQAARISDFTGFFDRGRLVELGDSRQIFTNPRHERTEAYITGRFG, from the coding sequence ATGACCGACGCCCCGGCCGTGGCCATCGCCGTGCGCGGCTTCTCGTTCTGGTATGGAGCCACCCAGGCGCTCGCCGACCTCGACTTCACGGTCGGTCAGCGTCAGGTGACCGCGGTGATCGGCCCGTCGGGGTGCGGCAAGAGCACCTTCCTCCGCGCCGTGAACCGGATGCACGATCTCGTCCCCGGCGCCCGGCGGGTGGGAGCCATCGAGCTTGATGGCCAGGACATCTACGCCACGGGGACCGACGTCGTCGCCCTGCGGCGCCGGGTCGGGATGGTGTTCCAGAAGCCGAATCCCTTCCCGAAGAGCATCTTTGACAACGTCGCCTACGGGGCCCGGCTGAACGGCCTCGTCCCTGCGGGGGAGATGCCCGACCTGGTGGAGCGTTCGTTGCGCCAGGCCGCGCTCTGGGAGGAGGTCAAGGATCGGCTCGATCGCAGTGCCCTGACGCTCTCCGGCGGCCAGCAGCAGCGGCTCTGCATCGCCCGGGCCCTCGGCAACGCCCCCGAGGTGCTGCTGATGGACGAGCCCTGCTCCGCCCTCGACCCGATCGCCACCCAGAAGGTCGAGGAGCTGATCGTCGGACTGAAGCGGGACTACACGATCGTGATCGTCACGCATAACATGCAGCAGGCCGCACGCATCTCGGACTTCACCGGGTTCTTCGATCGGGGGCGGCTGGTGGAGCTGGGCGACAGCCGGCAGATCTTCACCAACCCCCGTCACGAACGGACGGAAGCCTACATCACCGGGAGGTTCGGATGA